In one window of Leptospira sp. GIMC2001 DNA:
- a CDS encoding PIN domain-containing protein — MILVDTSVWIEFFRTSEPYFSELRKLLESSEVVVHEVIFGELLQGCRNQKESDFIVSYWENLDHLNPEGTFIQAGKLSHEKKYISKGIGLIDSVLINESIKHNLKVWTLDKKVLRNLNNEYIYTQ, encoded by the coding sequence ATGATCTTGGTAGATACATCGGTCTGGATTGAGTTTTTTCGAACGTCAGAACCTTACTTTTCAGAACTAAGAAAATTATTGGAGTCATCAGAAGTAGTTGTTCATGAAGTTATATTTGGTGAACTTCTACAAGGTTGTAGGAATCAAAAGGAATCGGATTTTATAGTAAGTTATTGGGAAAATTTAGATCATCTAAATCCAGAAGGAACTTTTATTCAAGCAGGGAAGTTGTCTCACGAAAAGAAGTATATTTCGAAAGGAATTGGCTTAATAGATTCAGTTCTGATTAATGAAAGTATTAAGCACAATTTAAAGGTTTGGACTTTGGATAAGAAAGTTCTTCGAAATTTAAATAACGAATATATTTATACTCAATAA
- a CDS encoding DUF2191 domain-containing protein: protein MKVTAILPDDLITEVQKYSGGKNVTESLQKALTDWLKQAKLRNHNNALANNPLKFKEDFSAEALREINRQR from the coding sequence ATGAAGGTAACTGCGATTCTTCCAGATGACTTAATTACAGAAGTTCAGAAATATTCTGGCGGGAAAAATGTAACTGAATCACTTCAGAAAGCACTCACTGATTGGCTAAAGCAAGCCAAGTTGAGAAATCATAATAATGCTTTGGCTAATAACCCTCTAAAATTCAAAGAGGATTTTTCTGCTGAAGCTTTGAGGGAGATTAATCGCCAGAGATGA
- a CDS encoding XRE family transcriptional regulator, whose translation MKKSSLKQKSPRLSAIEKIEKSLSKESIDRAKSKSKEILFQINLSELRKSIGMKQEEITSFSQSSLSKLETRKDMKISTLKDYLNSLDMDLEIKAKVRNPQKNRNIKKEYVLLRSI comes from the coding sequence ATGAAGAAATCAAGCCTAAAGCAAAAAAGTCCAAGACTAAGCGCAATTGAAAAGATTGAAAAATCTTTATCTAAAGAAAGTATTGACAGAGCGAAATCTAAATCAAAAGAAATATTATTTCAAATCAATCTCTCTGAACTTAGAAAAAGCATTGGTATGAAGCAAGAGGAGATCACTTCATTTTCACAATCCTCATTGTCTAAATTAGAAACAAGGAAAGATATGAAAATATCAACACTTAAAGATTATCTAAATAGTCTAGATATGGATTTAGAAATAAAGGCTAAAGTAAGAAATCCACAAAAGAACCGAAACATAAAGAAAGAATATGTTTTATTAAGGTCAATTTAG
- a CDS encoding type II toxin-antitoxin system RelE/ParE family toxin, protein MWLIESTIEFDLWIYKQDISIREAILSQLYVLAEKGPNLGRPYVDTIQGTKINNLKELRVQVKLKVIRIFFIFTKDRIGLILNAGDKKGNDRFYEEMIPKAIEIYQKWERENEEIKPKAKKSKTKRN, encoded by the coding sequence GTGTGGCTAATAGAATCAACAATTGAATTTGATTTATGGATTTATAAACAAGATATATCTATTAGAGAAGCAATACTTTCTCAACTATATGTATTGGCTGAGAAAGGTCCTAATTTAGGAAGACCATATGTTGATACTATTCAAGGCACTAAGATTAATAATCTTAAAGAATTGAGAGTCCAGGTAAAGTTGAAAGTAATTCGAATCTTTTTTATATTTACAAAAGATAGAATAGGACTTATTCTAAATGCTGGAGATAAGAAAGGAAATGATCGTTTTTACGAAGAAATGATTCCCAAGGCAATAGAAATTTATCAAAAATGGGAGAGAGAAAATGAAGAAATCAAGCCTAAAGCAAAAAAGTCCAAGACTAAGCGCAATTGA
- a CDS encoding alpha/beta fold hydrolase codes for METGLIEVEGIKIHYRLRGDGEPLLLLHGFTGASTDWQWVFEEPPIGYKLLEVDLRGHGLTTSSSHDFTFRQCAKDVIGVLSALKLKSIKAIGFSGGGQTLLHIATTAPEFIDSMVLVSSGHYFPDAARKYMTASTIESKSDADWQEMRRKHLHGDEQIRSLWSIGHSLKYSHEDVNFNTITLSLIKNKTLLVFGDRDPLYPIEIPIEMYKSIPNSYLWIVPNEGHAPIFGAAAPRFRKTALSFLNNEWS; via the coding sequence ATGGAAACGGGTTTAATTGAAGTTGAGGGTATTAAAATACATTACCGTTTAAGAGGGGATGGGGAACCACTACTATTGTTGCATGGTTTCACAGGCGCCTCTACCGATTGGCAATGGGTTTTTGAGGAACCACCAATTGGATACAAACTCTTAGAAGTTGATCTTCGTGGGCATGGGCTGACAACAAGTTCTTCTCATGACTTTACTTTCAGGCAATGTGCTAAAGATGTTATTGGAGTGCTCTCTGCACTAAAACTTAAATCAATTAAAGCAATTGGCTTTAGCGGAGGTGGTCAAACGTTATTGCACATAGCGACTACTGCACCAGAATTCATTGATTCTATGGTTCTTGTCAGTTCTGGTCATTACTTTCCAGATGCTGCCCGAAAATACATGACTGCCTCTACTATTGAATCAAAGTCAGATGCAGACTGGCAAGAAATGCGTCGTAAACACCTGCATGGAGACGAACAGATAAGATCGCTATGGTCAATAGGTCATTCCCTAAAGTATAGTCATGAAGATGTAAATTTTAACACAATTACACTATCTCTAATTAAAAACAAGACGTTGCTAGTTTTTGGTGATAGAGACCCACTCTATCCAATCGAGATCCCAATTGAAATGTACAAATCTATACCAAATTCTTATTTATGGATTGTTCCGAATGAAGGACATGCACCGATCTTCGGAGCAGCAGCACCAAGATTCAGAAAAACCGCATTAAGTTTTCTTAATAATGAATGGAGCTAG
- the lepB gene encoding signal peptidase I: MKKPTISIVLNLIAPPFGFYYLKDKSLFWIFVIIGLFKELLKNSLVFSLYVIFGSTNAAFFDVFINPWLYSIIIIFFTIKSLKKDNNLQRPIFSKFIFLPIFISILFVSVSLLETQVFNKILSRKEIYTKSMSPSINVNDSIFVTGIFDKNNLKRGDLISYNKNDHPENIKRIIGLPGDLIKIQRKQMSNKYSDEIFINNSKVSKSMIQYDVRNFKSGLENLNVFSETYNNGQVYVVDVEAKTQSFPYRFKEIQLNENEYFVLGDNRNDSLDSRFIGSIYSDEIKYKFLFTLLSFNGNVFPEVICKTNEDLFCSHKKYSKLIDLNNIRWNYIGFSNIRTSD; encoded by the coding sequence ATGAAAAAACCAACCATTAGTATAGTATTAAACCTAATTGCCCCTCCATTCGGATTCTACTATTTGAAAGATAAATCGTTATTTTGGATTTTTGTTATTATAGGGTTATTTAAAGAACTCTTAAAGAATAGTTTAGTATTTTCTTTGTATGTAATATTTGGTTCAACAAATGCTGCATTCTTTGATGTTTTTATTAATCCGTGGCTATATTCTATTATTATTATATTTTTTACAATAAAATCATTAAAAAAGGATAATAATCTACAAAGGCCTATATTTTCAAAATTTATTTTTCTGCCTATTTTTATTAGTATATTGTTTGTATCTGTATCTTTATTGGAGACGCAAGTATTTAATAAAATATTAAGCAGAAAGGAAATTTATACAAAATCAATGAGTCCATCAATAAATGTCAATGATTCGATTTTTGTAACGGGAATTTTTGATAAAAATAATTTAAAAAGAGGCGATCTGATAAGTTATAATAAAAATGATCATCCAGAAAATATTAAAAGGATAATTGGTTTACCAGGAGATCTTATTAAAATTCAACGGAAACAGATGAGTAATAAATATTCAGATGAAATATTTATTAATAATTCTAAGGTCAGTAAGTCAATGATTCAATATGACGTTAGGAACTTTAAATCCGGCTTAGAAAATCTGAATGTTTTTTCTGAAACTTATAATAATGGACAAGTCTATGTTGTTGATGTTGAAGCAAAAACACAGAGTTTTCCATATCGTTTCAAAGAAATTCAGCTTAATGAAAACGAATATTTTGTTTTAGGAGATAATAGAAATGATTCTTTGGATTCTAGATTTATTGGATCTATTTATTCAGATGAAATTAAATATAAATTTCTATTTACGTTGTTATCTTTCAATGGTAATGTATTCCCTGAGGTGATTTGTAAAACCAACGAAGATTTATTTTGCAGTCATAAAAAATATTCAAAATTAATTGATTTGAATAATATTAGGTGGAATTATATAGGATTCAGTAATATACGCACCAGCGATTAA
- a CDS encoding YcxB family protein, which produces MIKIIKLTIAFSILIITLNVFKNSAVEDLESNYFTFTILIIIIFSTTIYLYKYLDKERIRFKKQYRILLKKNLIDKGLNENILCKFKISIDYNDIKFFQKYLVQNLPKFINIITFILYISLFILIFNFLVSSLMDISYVWDNLNYGLFSFIILVYFVINELFSKNSNQEKYSSFIGIGEFDFNISNIGIERSNLYFKSFYKWECIESCVISEEYLFFMFSKYEGLIIPLNQISAQKQDELNSIIKISFE; this is translated from the coding sequence ATGATAAAAATAATAAAATTAACTATAGCATTTTCAATTTTGATTATTACTTTAAATGTTTTTAAAAATAGTGCAGTTGAAGATCTAGAATCCAACTATTTTACTTTCACAATACTAATAATAATTATATTTTCTACGACTATTTACCTTTATAAATATTTGGATAAAGAAAGAATTAGATTTAAGAAGCAATACCGCATTCTTTTAAAAAAAAACTTAATAGATAAAGGATTGAATGAGAATATTTTGTGTAAATTCAAAATTTCCATTGATTATAACGATATTAAATTTTTTCAAAAATATTTAGTTCAGAATCTACCTAAATTCATAAATATAATTACATTTATATTATATATTTCGTTGTTTATATTAATTTTTAACTTTTTAGTTAGTAGTTTAATGGATATCTCATATGTTTGGGATAATTTAAATTATGGATTATTTTCTTTTATAATTCTAGTATATTTTGTAATAAATGAATTATTTTCTAAAAATTCAAATCAAGAGAAATATTCAAGTTTTATAGGTATAGGTGAATTTGATTTTAATATATCCAATATTGGAATTGAAAGATCAAACTTATATTTTAAGTCTTTTTATAAGTGGGAATGTATAGAATCTTGTGTTATAAGTGAAGAATATTTATTTTTTATGTTTTCTAAATATGAAGGATTAATAATTCCATTGAATCAAATATCGGCTCAAAAGCAAGATGAATTGAATTCTATTATTAAGATCAGCTTCGAATAA
- a CDS encoding S41 family peptidase — MTLIFLFLDEGNIIGTKIRNRSPEFVLANKSTITNLPIAILVNSNTASGAELFAGSLQYHKRAIVLGERTFGNGSVQKLMPLSENSSFLLKITISRFYLPSGISTQVNGIVPDILVSSEKDESFPQRLREEDKWKHLPGYKFDSKYTSKFEVEKIKELMKINSSSKKDDAKLNQNSKNTNYFLNRSINAFNAFLEVQ; from the coding sequence ATGACCTTGATCTTTCTATTCCTGGATGAAGGCAATATAATAGGCACAAAGATACGAAACAGATCGCCAGAATTTGTACTGGCGAATAAATCTACCATTACAAATTTACCTATAGCAATATTAGTAAATTCCAATACTGCATCTGGAGCAGAATTATTTGCTGGAAGTTTGCAATACCATAAACGGGCAATTGTATTAGGCGAAAGGACCTTTGGGAATGGTTCAGTGCAAAAATTAATGCCACTATCTGAGAACAGTTCTTTTCTTTTAAAAATTACAATATCTAGATTTTACCTCCCATCAGGTATCTCTACTCAAGTAAATGGAATAGTACCTGATATATTAGTATCTTCAGAGAAAGATGAAAGTTTTCCCCAACGATTAAGAGAGGAGGATAAGTGGAAGCATTTACCTGGGTATAAATTTGATTCAAAGTATACCTCCAAATTCGAAGTTGAGAAAATCAAAGAGCTGATGAAAATCAACAGTTCATCCAAGAAAGATGATGCTAAGCTAAATCAAAATTCAAAAAATACAAATTATTTTCTAAACAGGTCAATCAATGCATTCAATGCATTTTTAGAAGTGCAATAA
- a CDS encoding helix-turn-helix domain-containing protein: MRTGTWISSSIGSLPISSSAKIILAEIDNLHKAKVCRAGNAHFADILGVSTETVSRIISKLRKLGFVKQVHFDGRIRILEPSFEILSNVQDSSKFKIESSSTLESAPNIEIKPALINRTFQNKQKHQSSLDHKGKREMAYFTDPLLYKKHINKSINNSKRRIQNSIISNSFENPPINIIHDVRKKIENQKEKNWNQFVEWAKNKFSGSTKDLLLSIESPNENLPATIRIAWDAWL; the protein is encoded by the coding sequence ATGCGCACAGGAACATGGATCTCATCATCTATTGGATCATTACCTATCAGTAGTTCTGCGAAAATCATTCTTGCAGAGATCGACAATTTACACAAAGCAAAAGTTTGTAGAGCGGGGAACGCACATTTTGCAGATATCTTGGGAGTCTCTACCGAAACGGTCTCCAGAATCATTTCAAAACTCCGTAAACTTGGATTCGTGAAGCAAGTCCACTTTGATGGAAGAATTCGAATTCTGGAACCATCTTTTGAAATTCTTTCCAATGTGCAAGATTCTTCAAAATTTAAAATTGAATCAAGCTCTACGTTGGAATCAGCTCCAAATATAGAAATCAAACCAGCTTTGATAAATAGAACATTTCAGAATAAACAAAAACATCAAAGTAGTCTTGACCATAAGGGCAAACGAGAAATGGCATATTTCACAGATCCTTTGTTATATAAAAAACATATAAATAAAAGTATAAATAATTCAAAACGAAGGATTCAAAATTCAATCATTTCAAATAGTTTTGAAAATCCACCTATTAACATAATTCATGATGTCAGAAAAAAAATTGAGAACCAAAAAGAAAAAAACTGGAATCAATTTGTGGAATGGGCAAAAAATAAGTTTTCAGGAAGTACAAAAGATTTATTGCTCTCGATAGAATCGCCAAATGAAAATCTACCAGCAACAATCCGAATCGCCTGGGATGCATGGCTATGA
- a CDS encoding type II toxin-antitoxin system VapC family toxin, giving the protein MKNVALIDSGPIIALFNSKDKFHKSTLKFFKSYTGGLISSWPVVTEVIYLLSFSVEAQSDFLEWIERGSIQIVELRLEDLKYIKNRMRKYSDLPMDLADASLMCISERDGIDRIISIDSDFSIYKNLKGKVLQNLFKV; this is encoded by the coding sequence ATGAAAAACGTAGCCCTCATTGACTCAGGTCCAATCATTGCGCTATTTAATTCGAAAGATAAATTTCACAAATCAACATTAAAATTTTTCAAATCCTATACAGGTGGATTAATATCTTCATGGCCTGTAGTTACAGAAGTTATTTATCTTTTATCATTTTCCGTAGAAGCTCAATCAGATTTTCTGGAGTGGATTGAAAGAGGGAGTATACAAATTGTAGAATTAAGACTGGAAGATTTAAAATATATCAAAAATCGAATGAGGAAATATTCAGATTTACCAATGGATTTAGCAGATGCTTCTTTAATGTGTATTTCAGAAAGAGATGGAATTGATCGGATTATAAGTATTGATTCTGATTTTTCTATTTATAAAAATTTAAAAGGTAAAGTATTACAAAACCTTTTTAAAGTATAA
- a CDS encoding ribbon-helix-helix protein, CopG family, with protein sequence MISLRLPPELERKLDSFAKSEGKSRTEIVKDSILEYMKARGSKKSPFDLGLDLFGKYSSDNDDLAQNRKKYLKKFIGMKNEKRSPH encoded by the coding sequence ATGATCAGTTTACGTTTACCGCCAGAATTAGAAAGAAAATTGGATTCATTTGCAAAATCTGAAGGAAAAAGTCGAACAGAAATAGTGAAAGATTCAATTTTAGAATATATGAAAGCTAGAGGATCTAAGAAATCACCTTTTGATTTAGGTTTAGATTTATTTGGAAAATATTCTTCCGATAATGATGATCTGGCTCAAAATAGAAAAAAATATCTTAAAAAATTTATTGGAATGAAAAATGAAAAACGTAGCCCTCATTGA